TGCCGATCCGCAGTTCTTCGGCCTCTTCCGAGGAACACTGGAACAGGGTCCCCCATTCGCCGACCGACGATCCCACCAGGCAGGCCAGCGCATTCGACCAGGCGCAGCGGGCGACGCGCATCGTGGTCTCGACCTCGTCAAAGCCATGCCCCGCCGCCACCGCCGCATCGGCGGCAAGTTGCAGCGGATCGTCTTTCGCATTGGTCACATGGGCCTGGTTCCCGGGGGTCTTCCTCGGGCGCATTTTCGAATAGGCGAAGGCGATTTCCATCGCGTTCAGCTGCGACACAACATCGACCAGTTTTGCAGGCGTCATCCCATGCGCCAGCCGCACCAGCGTCTCGCGCGGGACATGCATATCGACCAGCATCCGCGCGACCTCGCCCGAGTCCATCGCCATCGCTTCGGGGGCAATGGCCGGGTCGAGGTGATATTCGGCGATAAAGGCGTCGATCATGTCGAAATCATGCGCCAGCACGCCATCCATCGAGGCGATCCGGCCGCCGCTGATCGTCATGCCCGGTTTGGGATCGGCCGGGCTTTTGAAGGTGGCAAAGCCATTGGCCGGGTCTTCCTTTGCGAAACGATCCAGCCGCAAGGGGCGCTCGTCCCAGTCGGAATAGCGGCGCCAGCGATTGACCTGAACGGTGTCTGACATCTGCGTCTGTTCCTATGCCATCGCGTCGAGCGATTCCGGCACCACCTGGCCACCATCGATCACGATGGTCTGCGCGGTGATGTAGCCGGCAAGATCCGAGGCCAGGAACAAAACCGCATTGGCGATGTCATCGACCGTTCCAAGCCGCCCAAGCGGCACCGAGGCCTCCATCGCGGCGAGATACTCCGGGCCGTTACCCACAAACCCTTCGGTGATGATATTGCCGGGCAGAACGGCGTTGATGGTGACCTTATCCTTGGCCAGCTCCATCGCGGCCGAGCGCATGAAGCCAAGCTGTGCCGCCTTGGAGGCGCCGTAATGGCTCCAGCCGCGATAGCCGGTGATCGGGCCGGTGATCGACGAGGTCAGAACGACGCGACCTCCGCCCGCTTTCCGGAAATGCGGCTGCGCGGCTTTCACGGCCAGAAAGGAAGACCGCGTATTCACCGCCATGACCTGATCCCATTCGGAAGGCTCCATCGCCTCCATCGTGGTCTGGGGATAGATGCCGCCATTGGCGCAGAGGATATTCAGGCCACCCTGCGCTGCCGCCGCCTCATCGACCATGGCTTTCACCGCGGCCCAGTCGGCAATGTCGCAGCTGGCAAGCCGCAGTTTCGCGCCTGGCAGATCCGCGAGGATGGCATCGCGCACCGCCTCAAGCGCCGGAATGCCGCGCGCAACCAGAGTCACTTGCGCACCGTTTGCGGCCAGCGCGCGGGCAATGCCGCGCCCGATGCCCTTTGACGCGCCGGTGACGATGGCGCTTTGCCCGTTCAGGCTGGTGAACATCGGGTTTCCCTCCTTATGAAATCGTCAGATCGCCACTCAGAGCGGCGAGATAGAGGCGGCGGAAATCATCCTGATCCATTTTGCGCGGGTTCGCCCCGGTCGAAGGATCGGCCAGCGCTTTCGCGGCGATCTCATCGGCGCGCTCTGCCGTCGCGCCAAGTTCCGCCAGGGTATGGGGGATGCCCAGATCGCGACGGAAGTCGAGGAGCCAGGCCATGAACCCATCAAAACCGCCTTCGATTTCAAGGGTATGCGCGACACGGGCGACCTTTGCCTCGATCGCCGGGCGGTTGAAGGCGACCACATAGGGCAGGATCACCGCATTGGCCAGGCCATGCT
This DNA window, taken from Rhodobacter sp. 24-YEA-8, encodes the following:
- the fabG gene encoding 3-oxoacyl-ACP reductase FabG, with protein sequence MFTSLNGQSAIVTGASKGIGRGIARALAANGAQVTLVARGIPALEAVRDAILADLPGAKLRLASCDIADWAAVKAMVDEAAAAQGGLNILCANGGIYPQTTMEAMEPSEWDQVMAVNTRSSFLAVKAAQPHFRKAGGGRVVLTSSITGPITGYRGWSHYGASKAAQLGFMRSAAMELAKDKVTINAVLPGNIITEGFVGNGPEYLAAMEASVPLGRLGTVDDIANAVLFLASDLAGYITAQTIVIDGGQVVPESLDAMA
- a CDS encoding iron-containing alcohol dehydrogenase, which produces HGLANAVILPYVVAFNRPAIEAKVARVAHTLEIEGGFDGFMAWLLDFRRDLGIPHTLAELGATAERADEIAAKALADPSTGANPRKMDQDDFRRLYLAALSGDLTIS